In Bacillus sp. SB49, a single window of DNA contains:
- a CDS encoding SH3 domain-containing protein has product MKKWLFVMVVILTAALFQGNETVFADQAVIQTDNMNVRSGPGTNHDSIGKVHTNESYTIVDKKGDWLKIKWNGKTGWVAAWLTKVKTDSASPGGTVYTTKYDYLRIRSDAGLNGTIKGHLMKGDQVQAQDKTGKWVLITHSGIKGWVHSDYLTTKSVKKESSSATGSNSSDQTVKGKVKVGTDVLNVRSQGSLQGKVLTQIQRGQTYEYIGEQNRWIHIKWGNGKTGWVAGWLVNKVEDNSSTKADTSITLSYNGTNIRSGPSTNDKILGRAHKGDQFQVLSKEGQWYKISYSGKTAYVAGWIVEESGKGSQTATPVSSGSLNGKTIMIDAGHGGRDPGAIGRNNSLEKNLTLSTAQKLKNQLESKGAKVLMTRTKDEYISLSIRSYYAKRSDADAFVSLHLNSAPSGVTARGINTFYYHSKDKGLATSVQNSVVDFTGLNNRGILNGNFHVLRENNKPAVLVELGFISDAREEQTVRTNQYQEKASQGITQGLINYFK; this is encoded by the coding sequence TTGAAGAAATGGCTATTTGTCATGGTTGTTATCCTGACAGCGGCCCTATTTCAGGGAAATGAAACTGTCTTTGCAGATCAGGCCGTCATTCAAACGGATAATATGAATGTACGATCCGGACCTGGAACCAACCATGATTCCATAGGAAAAGTCCATACCAATGAATCCTACACCATCGTCGATAAAAAAGGCGATTGGTTGAAGATCAAATGGAATGGCAAAACAGGATGGGTCGCAGCATGGCTCACAAAAGTGAAAACGGATAGTGCTTCTCCCGGAGGTACCGTCTACACCACCAAGTATGACTACTTGAGGATACGTTCCGATGCAGGTTTAAACGGAACGATCAAAGGTCACTTGATGAAGGGGGATCAGGTACAGGCACAGGATAAGACCGGAAAATGGGTCCTTATCACTCACAGTGGAATCAAAGGCTGGGTCCACAGCGATTACCTGACGACCAAATCCGTTAAGAAAGAGTCCTCAAGCGCGACTGGTTCAAACAGCTCCGACCAAACTGTCAAAGGAAAAGTGAAGGTCGGCACGGACGTTTTGAACGTAAGGAGTCAGGGCTCCCTGCAAGGAAAAGTGTTAACCCAGATTCAAAGAGGTCAGACATATGAATACATAGGCGAACAAAATCGTTGGATTCATATTAAATGGGGAAACGGAAAGACAGGATGGGTAGCAGGGTGGCTGGTTAACAAAGTAGAGGACAACTCCAGTACGAAAGCCGATACCTCTATTACATTGTCTTATAACGGGACAAATATCCGCAGCGGTCCTTCAACAAATGACAAGATTCTTGGAAGGGCTCATAAAGGGGATCAATTCCAGGTTCTTTCCAAAGAAGGACAGTGGTACAAGATCAGCTACAGCGGAAAAACCGCCTACGTAGCCGGTTGGATTGTCGAAGAAAGCGGTAAAGGAAGCCAAACAGCAACACCAGTCTCCTCCGGCAGCCTGAACGGCAAAACTATCATGATCGATGCTGGTCACGGCGGAAGAGACCCCGGCGCTATCGGGAGAAACAACAGCTTGGAGAAAAACCTTACATTAAGCACAGCTCAAAAATTGAAGAACCAGTTGGAGAGTAAAGGGGCAAAAGTATTAATGACACGGACGAAGGATGAATATATTTCCTTGTCCATCCGTTCCTATTATGCAAAACGTTCCGACGCTGATGCATTTGTAAGCCTGCATTTAAACAGTGCGCCATCCGGAGTAACGGCGAGAGGAATCAACACGTTCTACTATCATTCGAAAGATAAGGGACTGGCTACCTCCGTACAAAACTCTGTCGTAGATTTTACCGGTTTAAACAACAGGGGAATTTTGAACGGGAACTTCCACGTACTTAGAGAGAATAATAAACCTGCCGTTTTGGTAGAATTGGGATTCATCTCTGATGCCCGCGAAGAACAGACCGTGCGCACCAATCAATACCAGGAGAAAGCAAGTCAAGGAATCACTCAAGGCCTTATCAATTATTTTAAATAA
- the dtd gene encoding D-aminoacyl-tRNA deacylase, with translation MRAVIQRTSGASVEVAGETIGQVGQGIVVLLGVTQEDTEEDARYLAKKIPYLRIFEDENGKMNHSLMDVEGKMLSISQFTLYGDCRKGRRPNFMGAAKPELAEPLYKTFNEMVTQEGIPVETGEFGAMMNVQLTNDGPVTLIIDSKER, from the coding sequence GTGCGGGCAGTTATACAACGTACCTCCGGAGCTTCTGTGGAAGTGGCTGGAGAGACGATCGGACAAGTAGGACAGGGAATTGTCGTCCTCTTGGGCGTTACTCAGGAGGATACAGAGGAAGATGCCAGGTATTTGGCGAAGAAAATTCCTTATCTCCGGATTTTCGAAGATGAGAATGGGAAGATGAATCATTCATTAATGGATGTAGAGGGGAAAATGTTGTCGATTTCCCAATTTACTTTATATGGTGACTGCCGCAAAGGACGGAGACCTAATTTTATGGGTGCTGCAAAACCGGAGTTGGCAGAACCGTTATATAAAACCTTTAATGAGATGGTCACACAGGAGGGCATTCCGGTTGAGACAGGCGAATTCGGAGCAATGATGAATGTCCAGCTTACGAATGACGGGCCGGTAACCTTGATTATCGACAGTAAAGAAAGATGA
- a CDS encoding RelA/SpoT family protein, whose protein sequence is MAKDTVLTAEEVIEQASQYLNESDLAFIRRAYEFAEKAHSNQFRKSGEPYIIHPIQVAGILVNLEMDPETVAGGFLHDVVEDTDITLEEIGDAFNTEVAMLVDGVTKLGKIKYKSKEAQQAENHRKMFVAMAKDIRVILIKLADRLHNMRTLKHLPAEKQRRISNETLEIFAPLAHRLGISTIKWELEDTALRYLNPQQYYRIVHLMKQKRNEREHYIEEVINEIQTQLDDVNIQADLNGRPKHLYSIYRKMVLQNKQFNEIYDLLAVRITVESIKDCYAVLGIIHTCWKPMPGRFKDYIAMPKPNLYQSLHTTVIGPKGDPLEVQIRTHDMHEIAEYGIAAHWAYKEGKQSAAEQSFEEKLTWFREILEWQNETHDAEEFMESLKVDLFSDMVYVFTPKGDVIELPSGSVPVDFAYRIHTEVGNQTIGAKVNGKMEPLDYELKTGDIVDVMTSKHAYGPSKDWIKLAQTSQAKNKIKQFFKKQQKDENIAKGKELVDKEIRNFGIQPKDVYTQENLMRVSEKFNFANEEDMFAAVGYQGITAAQIATRLTEKIRKRQQKEQDLEQTLADVSTTEIKTPPKVGKRDSGVRVEGVDNLLVRLSKCCNPVPGDEIIGYITKGRGVSVHRTDCPNVQTEEAQPRLLPVKWEMSVTDSKQYHVDLEIWGYDRRGLLNEVLQAVNETKTNITAVSGKSDRNKMATIHITILIQNTNHLRKIVERIKQIQEVYTVRRVMQ, encoded by the coding sequence ATGGCCAAAGATACAGTTCTAACTGCAGAAGAAGTCATAGAGCAAGCAAGTCAGTATTTGAATGAGTCAGATCTGGCATTTATTCGTCGTGCGTACGAATTCGCCGAGAAAGCCCACAGCAATCAATTCAGGAAATCCGGAGAACCTTATATTATCCACCCGATTCAGGTAGCAGGGATATTAGTTAATCTGGAAATGGATCCGGAAACTGTTGCTGGTGGGTTTCTTCACGACGTGGTGGAGGATACGGATATTACCTTGGAAGAAATCGGCGATGCATTTAACACTGAAGTGGCTATGCTGGTGGACGGAGTCACAAAGCTTGGTAAAATCAAATATAAGTCCAAGGAAGCGCAGCAGGCAGAGAATCACAGGAAGATGTTCGTTGCGATGGCGAAGGACATCCGTGTTATTCTGATCAAACTAGCCGACCGCCTTCATAATATGCGGACATTGAAGCATCTCCCTGCGGAGAAGCAGCGCAGGATCTCGAATGAGACATTGGAGATTTTTGCACCGCTTGCGCATCGTTTAGGAATTTCTACAATTAAGTGGGAGCTGGAAGACACGGCCCTCCGTTATTTGAACCCGCAGCAGTATTATCGAATCGTTCACTTGATGAAGCAAAAGCGTAATGAACGCGAACATTATATTGAGGAAGTAATTAACGAAATACAGACGCAGTTGGATGATGTGAACATCCAAGCGGATTTAAACGGAAGACCGAAGCATTTGTACAGCATCTATAGGAAAATGGTTCTGCAGAATAAGCAGTTCAACGAAATCTATGACTTGTTAGCCGTTAGAATTACCGTAGAAAGCATTAAGGATTGCTATGCCGTCTTAGGTATCATCCATACGTGTTGGAAACCGATGCCGGGAAGGTTCAAAGATTATATCGCTATGCCTAAACCGAACTTGTACCAGTCTCTGCATACGACGGTAATTGGTCCAAAAGGTGATCCTTTGGAAGTGCAGATCCGCACACATGACATGCATGAGATAGCCGAATACGGAATTGCGGCTCACTGGGCATACAAAGAAGGCAAACAAAGTGCGGCAGAACAGTCATTTGAAGAGAAGTTGACTTGGTTCCGTGAGATTCTGGAATGGCAGAATGAAACGCATGATGCAGAAGAATTTATGGAATCTCTGAAAGTCGATCTATTTTCGGATATGGTTTATGTGTTCACACCGAAGGGAGATGTTATTGAACTCCCGTCGGGTTCTGTACCTGTTGATTTTGCCTATCGCATCCACACGGAAGTCGGCAATCAGACAATAGGGGCGAAGGTTAACGGTAAAATGGAGCCGCTTGACTATGAATTGAAAACAGGAGATATTGTCGATGTCATGACATCCAAGCATGCCTACGGCCCGTCTAAAGACTGGATTAAGCTAGCACAGACCTCCCAAGCTAAAAATAAGATTAAACAATTCTTCAAGAAACAGCAGAAGGATGAAAATATAGCGAAAGGGAAAGAGCTTGTCGATAAAGAAATCCGTAATTTCGGTATCCAGCCAAAAGACGTCTACACACAGGAGAACCTGATGCGTGTCTCTGAGAAGTTTAACTTTGCAAACGAGGAAGACATGTTCGCCGCTGTCGGTTATCAGGGAATCACAGCAGCTCAAATAGCGACACGCCTGACGGAGAAAATCAGAAAACGTCAGCAGAAGGAACAGGACCTGGAACAGACCCTTGCGGACGTTAGTACCACGGAGATTAAAACACCACCGAAAGTCGGAAAGCGTGATTCAGGCGTACGTGTGGAAGGTGTGGACAACCTCCTTGTTCGATTATCCAAGTGCTGTAACCCGGTACCCGGTGATGAAATTATCGGATATATAACGAAAGGCCGTGGTGTATCTGTGCACCGGACGGATTGTCCGAATGTGCAGACGGAAGAAGCACAGCCTAGGCTGCTTCCTGTCAAATGGGAAATGTCGGTTACCGATTCGAAACAGTATCACGTTGACCTTGAAATTTGGGGCTATGATCGCAGAGGGCTTCTAAATGAAGTGCTTCAGGCTGTCAACGAAACGAAAACGAACATAACAGCCGTTTCCGGGAAATCGGACCGCAACAAGATGGCTACGATCCATATCACCATCTTGATACAAAATACGAATCACTTAAGAAAAATTGTTGAACGGATTAAGCAGATACAGGAAGTATATACAGTGCGTCGTGTTATGCAGTAA
- a CDS encoding adenine phosphoribosyltransferase has translation MDFKEHIAIVQDWPKEGVQFKDITPLMDNGPAFKQAVDEIVEYAKDKDIDIVVGPEARGFIVGCPVSYALEIGFAPVRKEGKLPRETIKVDYGLEYGKDVLTIHKDAIKPGQRVLIIDDLLATGGTIEATINLVEQLGGEVAGCAFLIELTYLNGRSKLKGHDVCTLMQY, from the coding sequence ATGGATTTTAAAGAACATATCGCAATCGTACAGGACTGGCCGAAAGAGGGAGTGCAGTTTAAGGACATCACCCCACTTATGGATAATGGTCCTGCATTCAAACAAGCGGTTGACGAAATCGTGGAATATGCCAAAGACAAGGACATCGACATCGTCGTAGGACCGGAAGCACGCGGGTTTATCGTAGGCTGTCCTGTGTCTTATGCACTCGAAATCGGTTTTGCACCGGTACGTAAAGAAGGAAAACTGCCTCGTGAAACAATCAAAGTCGATTACGGCCTCGAGTATGGTAAGGACGTATTGACTATTCATAAAGATGCGATCAAACCGGGTCAGCGTGTCTTGATTATCGATGACCTTCTTGCTACAGGAGGAACAATCGAAGCAACGATTAACCTTGTTGAGCAGCTCGGTGGAGAAGTTGCGGGATGTGCGTTCTTAATTGAACTTACTTACCTGAACGGCCGCAGCAAGCTGAAAGGCCATGATGTCTGTACGCTAATGCAATACTAA
- the recJ gene encoding single-stranded-DNA-specific exonuclease RecJ: MIQSKMKWNFTYREAAATIEDVQGITPLTQQLLEKRGIVSPEDVRTFLNPSVTQLHDPFLMDGMEKAVNRVKEAVEKGEPILVFGDYDADGVTSTTLMVEAIRKTGADCDFYIPNRFTEGYGPNKEAFQFASDSGFKVIITVDTGIAAIEEAAFAKELGIDLIITDHHEVQERLPDAYSIIHPKTSADYPFQELAGVGVAFKFAEALLGHFPTEFLDLVVIGTIADLVPLKGENRVLASAGLEAISRSTRPGIQALRQVCGIEGDMEEETIGFTIGPRLNAVGRLQDATPAVDLLISDSLDEAQEIAAFINQLNIERQKIVASIAKEAEAMVKNEKGEADKVIVVAKEGWNPGVLGIVASKLVRQFDRPAIVLAIDPEKQQAKGSARSIAAFDLFTNCMEVRDRFIHFGGHAQAAGMTLETGEVNNLREDLIQKAEEKLTEEDYHQVLDIESTVEIEEISLKQIEEVNRLRPFGMGNPKPLFHLKHTPKEIRLIGSKKNHLKFQFLQNKAKVDGIAFHMGDLYPQIAPHTPLDIVGELGINEWNGRKNVQVMVKDLAVKEQQLFDLRGSKHLEKSIDIPEGETYAAIRFLEKTKAPFDIPVYGSNDLTEELHLDGLLLLDLPSEIDQLKKVLEIVDARKVYVCYQLEDGAFLKRWPTRDHFKWFYGMLLKRGRFDLRKETELLANRKGWDRSMVEFISEVFFELDFVRIENGIITVESQPSQKDLKESQFYRRREEQLQMEQTLYYSTYHELKDWFDQYMNQGSKHVKEEVFNGF, encoded by the coding sequence ATGATACAAAGTAAGATGAAATGGAATTTTACATATAGAGAAGCCGCGGCAACCATTGAAGATGTACAGGGGATTACCCCCCTTACACAACAGCTGCTGGAGAAGCGCGGAATCGTCTCACCGGAAGATGTGCGGACATTTTTGAACCCATCTGTCACACAACTTCACGACCCTTTCCTCATGGATGGGATGGAGAAGGCGGTCAACCGTGTAAAAGAAGCGGTTGAAAAAGGGGAGCCGATTCTTGTTTTCGGAGATTATGATGCAGACGGTGTCACGTCGACAACTCTTATGGTAGAAGCAATCCGCAAAACGGGTGCTGACTGTGATTTCTACATTCCCAACCGTTTTACGGAAGGATATGGTCCGAATAAAGAAGCCTTCCAGTTCGCGAGTGATTCCGGCTTCAAGGTAATCATTACGGTTGACACCGGCATTGCCGCTATCGAAGAGGCCGCCTTTGCAAAAGAGCTCGGCATTGACTTGATCATTACCGATCACCACGAAGTGCAGGAACGCCTGCCCGACGCCTACAGCATCATTCACCCGAAAACTTCGGCGGACTATCCGTTTCAGGAGCTGGCAGGTGTCGGCGTCGCATTTAAATTTGCCGAAGCGCTCCTGGGGCATTTTCCGACGGAATTCCTTGATTTGGTGGTCATAGGTACGATCGCCGATCTCGTCCCTCTGAAAGGGGAAAATCGTGTTCTGGCCTCCGCCGGTCTAGAAGCGATTTCCCGTTCTACTCGTCCAGGTATTCAGGCACTTAGACAGGTTTGTGGAATCGAGGGGGATATGGAGGAAGAAACCATTGGTTTTACGATTGGGCCGCGTTTGAATGCGGTCGGTCGACTTCAAGATGCGACACCGGCCGTGGACTTATTGATATCAGACAGTCTGGATGAGGCGCAGGAGATCGCCGCTTTTATCAACCAGTTGAATATAGAACGGCAGAAAATCGTCGCCTCCATCGCGAAAGAAGCGGAAGCGATGGTCAAGAATGAAAAAGGTGAAGCAGACAAGGTTATTGTCGTCGCCAAGGAAGGCTGGAACCCCGGAGTCCTGGGAATTGTAGCATCGAAACTCGTGCGTCAATTTGACCGTCCTGCCATCGTTCTTGCCATTGATCCGGAAAAGCAGCAAGCGAAAGGTTCGGCAAGAAGCATCGCTGCTTTTGATTTATTTACGAACTGCATGGAAGTCAGGGATCGATTTATTCACTTCGGTGGACATGCGCAGGCAGCGGGTATGACTCTTGAAACAGGAGAAGTGAATAACCTGCGGGAAGACCTGATCCAAAAGGCAGAAGAAAAGCTGACCGAAGAAGACTACCACCAGGTACTTGATATTGAATCTACGGTGGAAATCGAAGAAATCTCATTAAAGCAGATTGAAGAAGTGAACAGGCTGCGTCCTTTTGGTATGGGCAACCCGAAGCCGCTGTTTCACCTGAAGCATACGCCGAAGGAAATACGTTTGATTGGAAGCAAGAAAAATCATCTGAAGTTCCAGTTTCTACAAAATAAAGCCAAGGTGGACGGGATCGCTTTTCATATGGGGGATTTGTATCCGCAGATTGCTCCACATACCCCGTTGGACATCGTTGGTGAGCTCGGGATAAATGAATGGAACGGTCGGAAAAATGTGCAGGTCATGGTCAAGGATCTGGCTGTAAAGGAGCAGCAGCTTTTTGACCTGCGCGGCTCGAAACATTTGGAAAAGAGCATCGATATACCGGAAGGGGAAACATATGCGGCTATCCGTTTTCTAGAGAAGACGAAGGCCCCGTTTGACATACCTGTATACGGTTCAAACGATCTTACCGAAGAGCTTCATCTGGACGGGCTCCTGCTCCTCGATCTTCCTTCTGAAATCGATCAGTTGAAAAAGGTTTTAGAAATAGTGGATGCGCGTAAAGTGTATGTCTGTTATCAGCTTGAAGATGGCGCTTTTCTTAAGAGATGGCCGACGAGGGATCATTTCAAATGGTTTTATGGTATGCTTTTAAAACGCGGGCGTTTTGATCTTCGTAAAGAAACGGAATTGCTTGCCAACCGTAAAGGCTGGGACCGTTCCATGGTGGAATTTATTTCAGAGGTGTTTTTTGAACTGGACTTTGTTAGAATAGAGAATGGGATTATTACGGTTGAATCACAACCTTCACAGAAGGACTTGAAAGAGTCACAGTTCTATCGCAGACGCGAAGAACAACTTCAGATGGAACAAACGCTCTACTATTCCACTTATCATGAGTTGAAAGATTGGTTTGACCAATATATGAACCAAGGGTCTAAGCACGTCAAGGAGGAAGTATTTAATGGATTTTAA
- a CDS encoding LapA family protein has protein sequence MKGQTYIILALIFALLIAIFAVINVDAVQVNYLFGTGEAPLILVILISVLLGGLATASVGAIRYYRLKRENKSLRAQLDAPADVHTHTDEPVHDPAVNDEQEENSKLT, from the coding sequence GTGAAAGGGCAAACTTACATTATCCTTGCACTTATATTCGCTTTACTCATTGCGATCTTCGCCGTGATCAACGTGGATGCCGTGCAGGTCAATTATTTATTCGGCACCGGAGAAGCGCCATTGATTCTTGTTATTCTGATATCTGTACTGCTGGGTGGACTGGCAACAGCTTCTGTAGGAGCCATTCGCTATTACAGGCTCAAACGGGAAAACAAGTCGCTGCGCGCTCAACTGGATGCGCCTGCTGATGTCCATACTCATACAGATGAACCTGTCCATGATCCTGCTGTAAATGATGAGCAGGAGGAAAACTCCAAACTCACATAA
- the secDF gene encoding protein translocase subunit SecDF yields the protein MVKRGRIVAFFLVVLLIAAAIGTTITGITKDIKLGLDLQGGFEILYDVEPLNEDQEVNDQVLEATAESLNQRVNTLGISETNISIEDGGRIRVQLAGVEDQQTARELLSTSAQLSMRGTDGKEYLNGSDLVEGSAQQTFNPDTNEPVVTLKVKDASKFYDVSKEIYETPDDPETPYPDDLLVIWLDYNEDTSFAEEYGKEDPGYISAPSFRRNGPIRSNSIMISGDFTVESAKQLADVLNAGSLPVNLEETYSTSVGAQFGEQAMNKTILAGFIGVAVIFLFMIAYYRFPGVIATITLTTYIYLILLVFEWMNGVLTLPGIAALILGVGMAVDANIITYERIKEELKSGKSLMSAYKAGNKRSLSTILDANITTLIAAAVLFIFGTSSVKGFATMLIVSILVSFITAVYGTRLFMGLWVKSRFLNKRPKWFGVKPEDIQNIEDGQEVEATFAKRQFDFVGLRKRFFAVSIALVVAGIIAIAIFRLNLGIDFTSGSRVSILADENVSSEQIEQTMEDEFDLSPKKVVISGDNNEIAVARFDKELSKDKVSEIQAYYEEEYGNTPNVSTVSPVVGQELAKNAALAVLYASIGIIIYVTIRFEIFFALTAIIALLHDAFFIIALFSITRLEFDVTIIAAILTIVGYSVNDTIVTFDRIRENLKQKKKVKSFKELAKIVNDSLMQTLTRSINTVLTVIFAAVMLLFFGASSITNFSFALVIGLLAGTYSSLFIASQLWLIWRGRNIKEKPINYVKKKKVDGPQV from the coding sequence ATGGTGAAAAGAGGGCGGATCGTCGCCTTTTTCCTTGTGGTCTTGTTGATAGCGGCTGCAATCGGGACGACCATCACGGGAATTACAAAAGACATAAAACTCGGACTGGATCTTCAAGGAGGATTCGAAATCTTATACGATGTCGAACCGTTGAACGAAGACCAGGAAGTCAATGATCAAGTGTTGGAAGCGACTGCTGAGTCATTGAACCAGCGTGTCAATACACTAGGTATCAGTGAGACGAATATCTCCATTGAAGACGGAGGAAGGATTCGTGTTCAACTTGCAGGTGTAGAAGACCAACAAACGGCTCGGGAGCTTTTATCGACATCCGCGCAGCTCTCTATGAGAGGCACGGACGGGAAAGAATACTTAAACGGTTCGGACTTGGTGGAAGGAAGCGCTCAGCAGACCTTCAATCCGGATACAAACGAGCCGGTTGTCACGTTGAAAGTGAAAGATGCTTCTAAATTCTATGATGTATCCAAGGAGATTTATGAAACACCGGACGATCCGGAAACGCCTTATCCGGATGATTTATTAGTCATCTGGCTTGATTACAATGAGGATACATCCTTTGCAGAGGAGTATGGGAAAGAGGATCCTGGTTATATTTCTGCTCCGTCGTTCAGACGGAATGGTCCGATCCGAAGTAACTCCATCATGATCAGCGGTGATTTCACTGTTGAGTCGGCTAAACAGCTGGCGGATGTTCTCAATGCGGGATCCCTTCCGGTTAACTTGGAAGAGACGTACTCGACTTCTGTAGGTGCTCAATTCGGGGAACAAGCCATGAACAAAACGATCCTTGCCGGATTTATAGGAGTAGCTGTTATCTTCTTGTTCATGATCGCTTATTACCGGTTCCCGGGTGTCATCGCTACGATTACATTGACGACTTACATTTATTTAATTCTGCTTGTGTTCGAATGGATGAATGGTGTCCTGACCTTACCGGGTATCGCTGCCCTGATTCTCGGGGTGGGAATGGCTGTCGATGCCAATATCATCACATATGAACGGATTAAAGAAGAATTGAAATCAGGTAAATCACTCATGTCTGCCTACAAAGCAGGAAATAAACGATCGCTTTCCACAATATTGGATGCCAACATCACTACCTTGATTGCTGCAGCAGTATTGTTCATTTTCGGTACAAGTTCCGTCAAAGGGTTTGCGACGATGCTGATTGTAAGTATCCTTGTCAGCTTCATCACTGCAGTTTACGGTACACGCCTGTTCATGGGGCTCTGGGTGAAGAGCAGATTCCTGAACAAGCGACCGAAATGGTTTGGGGTAAAGCCTGAGGATATTCAAAATATTGAGGATGGACAGGAAGTTGAAGCAACGTTCGCCAAACGTCAATTTGACTTCGTGGGTCTAAGAAAACGGTTCTTTGCAGTTTCTATTGCCCTGGTAGTAGCGGGAATCATAGCCATCGCGATCTTCCGCTTGAATCTGGGGATTGACTTCACGAGCGGTTCGCGGGTTTCCATCCTTGCTGACGAGAATGTCTCTTCAGAACAGATCGAACAGACAATGGAAGATGAATTCGATCTGTCACCGAAAAAAGTCGTTATTTCCGGAGATAATAACGAAATAGCTGTAGCTCGTTTCGATAAGGAACTAAGCAAAGACAAGGTGTCTGAGATTCAGGCCTACTATGAAGAAGAATACGGGAACACACCGAACGTCAGCACGGTGTCTCCTGTTGTCGGACAGGAGCTTGCGAAGAATGCGGCACTTGCTGTGTTATATGCATCCATCGGGATTATCATTTACGTGACTATCCGATTTGAAATTTTCTTCGCCCTCACAGCAATCATTGCTTTGCTGCATGATGCATTCTTCATCATCGCTTTGTTCAGTATCACAAGGCTTGAATTTGACGTCACTATCATTGCGGCAATCCTGACAATTGTCGGGTATTCCGTCAACGATACAATCGTTACGTTTGACCGAATCAGAGAGAACCTGAAGCAGAAGAAAAAGGTCAAGTCCTTTAAAGAACTTGCTAAAATCGTCAACGACAGCTTGATGCAGACATTGACGAGGAGTATTAATACGGTACTTACCGTTATTTTTGCGGCTGTTATGCTCTTGTTCTTCGGTGCTTCTTCCATCACGAATTTTTCCTTTGCGCTGGTAATTGGTTTGCTCGCAGGTACGTATTCGTCCCTGTTCATTGCTTCTCAGCTGTGGCTGATATGGCGTGGACGCAACATCAAAGAAAAGCCAATTAACTACGTGAAAAAGAAAAAAGTGGATGGACCACAAGTCTAA
- a CDS encoding post-transcriptional regulator, with translation MDQMKTVGEWRRRVSPVLQSKVEELHLLGYEQATKEEVWNCLIKKVWNGEPEKRLHEIVQDIFRLSSHTYTGYLTAEAYESDDLLASIEALEGS, from the coding sequence ATGGATCAAATGAAAACGGTCGGAGAATGGAGAAGGCGCGTGTCTCCGGTGTTGCAGAGCAAAGTGGAAGAACTGCATTTGTTAGGCTATGAACAAGCGACAAAGGAAGAAGTTTGGAACTGCTTGATTAAGAAGGTCTGGAACGGAGAACCGGAGAAGAGGCTTCATGAAATCGTTCAGGACATCTTTCGCCTCTCGAGTCATACATACACCGGTTATTTGACGGCTGAAGCATACGAAAGCGACGACCTGCTTGCTTCGATCGAAGCCTTGGAAGGTTCCTGA